In Hahella sp. KA22, one genomic interval encodes:
- the rrtA gene encoding rhombosortase, whose protein sequence is MSNRVSLSLTLNKIGLLFAALLVLMQVISHWYGYLLNFNRPEIMSGDYWRLISGHFVHLSWIHLALNAVAAYLIYDSFDHNFKNWRFPLYLGLLSLLISIGLLLFYKTTRTYVGLSGVLHGLLVLGVLAGGRFPRWVLIALFVGVTAKIIWEQTPYYDEGQIARLIGGPVAEQAHLLGYFSGVIIAVVVRFLGKFR, encoded by the coding sequence ATGAGTAATCGCGTATCTTTATCCCTGACGTTGAACAAGATTGGGCTGCTTTTCGCAGCCCTTCTTGTTTTAATGCAAGTCATCTCTCACTGGTACGGCTACCTGCTCAATTTCAATCGCCCGGAGATCATGAGCGGCGATTATTGGCGTCTGATCAGCGGCCATTTCGTACATCTGAGCTGGATTCATCTGGCCCTGAACGCTGTTGCGGCCTATCTGATTTACGACTCTTTCGACCACAATTTCAAAAACTGGCGTTTTCCTCTCTATCTGGGACTGCTGAGTCTTTTGATATCCATCGGATTATTGCTGTTTTACAAGACCACCCGCACCTATGTCGGTCTATCCGGCGTATTACACGGACTGCTTGTGCTCGGCGTACTGGCGGGCGGGCGCTTTCCGCGCTGGGTATTAATCGCGCTGTTCGTCGGCGTCACCGCCAAGATTATCTGGGAACAAACGCCCTACTACGATGAAGGCCAGATAGCGCGCCTGATTGGCGGCCCCGTAGCGGAACAGGCCCACCTGCTCGGCTATTTCAGCGGCGTGATTATCGCCGTAGTCGTCCGCTTTCTCGGGAAGTTTCGCTAA
- a CDS encoding phosphoribulokinase — protein MSARHPIIALTGSSGAGTTTASRTMQKIFVEEGVNVAIVEGDSFHRYTREQMAELAQQGRYGQWNHFSLAANHIDKLEELFCDYGQNGQGRFRHYIHDDDMDLIRGGGAPGTFTPWQSLPKQTDCLFYEGLHGGVSTDDYDIASHVDLLIGVTPIVNLEWIQKIHRDTHDRGYSQEAVVATILNRMEDYVRCIVPQFSQTHINFQRVPTVDTSNPFIMREIPSHDESFVVIRFRNPREVDFPYLINMIANAFASRHDTLVVPGNKLALAIDLIIRPMVLEMIERSRT, from the coding sequence ATGTCCGCCCGCCACCCCATTATCGCTCTGACCGGATCTTCCGGCGCCGGCACTACTACCGCCAGCCGCACCATGCAAAAGATCTTCGTGGAAGAGGGCGTGAATGTCGCTATTGTGGAAGGCGACAGCTTTCATCGCTATACCCGCGAGCAGATGGCGGAGCTGGCCCAGCAGGGGCGCTATGGTCAGTGGAATCACTTTTCTCTGGCCGCCAACCATATCGATAAACTGGAAGAGCTGTTCTGCGATTACGGTCAGAACGGCCAGGGTCGCTTTCGTCATTATATTCATGACGACGATATGGACCTGATCCGGGGCGGTGGCGCGCCAGGCACGTTTACTCCCTGGCAATCGTTGCCCAAGCAGACGGACTGTCTGTTTTATGAAGGACTGCATGGGGGCGTCAGCACTGACGATTACGATATCGCCAGCCATGTGGACTTACTGATCGGCGTGACGCCGATTGTTAATCTGGAGTGGATTCAGAAGATTCACCGCGACACTCATGACCGCGGTTATAGCCAGGAAGCGGTGGTGGCGACGATTCTCAATCGTATGGAGGACTATGTGCGTTGCATCGTGCCGCAGTTCTCTCAGACCCATATCAATTTCCAGCGGGTGCCGACGGTGGATACATCCAATCCTTTCATCATGCGGGAGATTCCCAGTCATGATGAAAGTTTTGTGGTGATCCGTTTCCGCAATCCCCGGGAAGTGGACTTTCCTTATCTGATCAACATGATCGCCAACGCCTTCGCGTCCCGTCACGATACCCTGGTGGTGCCCGGCAACAAGCTGGCGCTGGCCATCGACCTGATTATCCGGCCCATGGTGCTGGAGATGATTGAGCGCAGTCGGACGTAG